The nucleotide window CGTTCTTACACTCGCTATCGGCATCGGCGCGAACACGGCGATCTTCTCAGTCGTCAACGCGGTGCTGCTCCGCCCGCTGCCCTACCCGCAGGCCGACCGGCTAGTCTGGCTCGCGGAACGGCACGAAGAGATTGCGACGCGCTGGGTTTCGTACCCGAACTTTCTCGACTGGCAAACGCGCAGCCGGTCGTTTGAAGCGATGGCGGCAATCCGCGGCTGGCAGATGACGATGACCGGCGGCGGCGACGCCCAGGCGATTACCGCGCGACTGGTGACGGCGGATTACTTCCGCGTGATGCGCGCCACGCCAATGCTCGGGCGCGGCTTCTCTGCCGAAGAAGACCGCTTCGGAGCGCCACACGTCGCGGTGTTGAGCCACGACTTCTGGCAATCACAATTCGGCGGCGACCCGGCGCTCGTCGGCCAGCCCATCATGCTCGACAATCAACCCTTCACCGTCATCGGTGTGATGCCGCCTGAATTCCAGCACCAGGGGCCGCCGGCGCTGTGGGTGCTGACCGAACAGGTAGCCGAGCCGGCGGGCCCCTGGTTCCAGCGCGATAGCCGCGTCGCCGGTTTCGTCGTCGCGCGGCTCAACCCCGGTGTCACGCTCGAACAGGCGCGCGCCGAGATGAAGTCGGTCGAAGAAGAATTGATCCGCGAACATCCATGGACGAACGGCGGCAACACGATTCGCATGGTCACGCTGCAAGAGAGTATCGTCGGCGATGCGAGCCTGCCCTTGCTGCTGCTGTTCGCGGCAGTCGCTTTCGTGCTGTTGATCGCCTGCGCCAACGTCGCCAACCTGCTGCTGGCGCGGGCGGTGACGCGACAAAAAGAGATGGCCATTCGCACCGCGCTCGGAGCCAGCCGCCGGCGTGTGCTGCGCCAGTTGCTCACAGAGAGCGTGCTGGTGGCGCTTGCCGGCGGCGCGCTCGGATTGCTGCTGGCCGTCTGGGGCGTGAACCTACTCGTTCGATTCGCGCCCGATGATTTGCCACGCCTGGCCGGCGTCGTCATCGGCTGGCGCGTGCTCGCCTTCACGTTGCTGCTGGCGCTGCTGACCGGCCTGATCTTCGGACTCGCGCCCGCCTGGCAAGGCACGCGAACCGACCTGCAACAGACATTGAAAGACGGCGGCTACTCCGTGAGCGATGGGCGCGGCGGGCGCCTGCGCAGCGCCTTCGTTATCGCCGAAGTGGCGCTCGCCGTCATCCTGTTGATTGGCGCTGGCCTGCTGATCAAAAGCCTGGCGCGGATGTTTGCCGCTGACCCCGGATTCGATGCCCGGCAGGTCGTGACGATGGACCTGCTGCCGCGCCAGGCCTATCCGGGCCGCCCGCGCTTGAAGCAATTTTATTCACAACTGCTCGAACGCGTCAGCGCCGTGCCCGGTGTCGAATCCGCATGTGTCGTCAACCAGCTACCCGGCTTCGAGCCCGGATGGCAGACTGACATCAATCCCGAAATCAACGGCGAGTATCAGCAGATCAACCCCGGCGAGCTAATCAACGTGGACTGGGACATCGTCACCGCCGACTACTTCAAGACGATGCGCGTGCCCATCAAGCAGGGCCGCGGCTTCACGCCGCAAGAGGTTGCCGACGGTGCCCCGGTCATGCTGGTTGACGAGCACCTGGCGCGGCAGTTCTGGCCCGAAGGCGAAGCCATCGGCAAGCACATCAAGTACGATAGCCGCACGCCGATAGAGATTATCGGCGTCGCCGGCAACGTGCATAACTTCGGCTCTGAAGCCATCGGGCGAATCAAAATCTACGCGCCGTTCGGGCGCTCGCCGCTGCCGCGGGCGACGCTGGCGGTGCGCAGCGCGGGCACCGATGCGCTCGGCCTGGTTGAAGCGATCAAAGCCGAAGTGCGAGACATCAACCCGAACGTGCCGGTCGCCGAAGTCTCGTTGCTTGAGAAAGACCTGGGGCGGCTGGTTGCGCCGCGCCGCTTCAACACCTGGCTGCTGGGATTGTTTGCCGCCATCGCCTTGCTATTGGCCGCGGTCGGCATCTACAGCGTGATGAGCTATGCGGTCAGCCAGCGGACGCGCGAGATCGGCATCCGCATGGCGCTTGGGGCGCAGCCGCCGGATGTGCTGCGCTTGCTAATCGGCCAGGGCCTGCGTTTAATTCTGGGGGGGCTGCTGTTGGGCACGCTGGCATCACTGGGGCTGACGCGCTGGCTGCGCAGCCTGCTGTTCGGGGTCAGCGCCACCGACCCGCTGGCCTTCGTGATGGCGGCGGCGTTGCTCGTCGCGGTGGCGCTCGCGGCCTGCTACCTGCCGGCGCGGCGGGCGACGAAAGTCGACCCGATGATCGCGCTCAGGTACGAATAATCGGAGGGATGAACTCATTGCTGAACGACCTGCGCTATAGCCTGCGCTTGCTGCGCCAGCGACCCGGCTTCACGTTTGTGGCGATCATTACGCTGGCGCTCGGCATTGGCGTCAACACGGCGCTGTTCAGCGTCTTTGAAGCCTTCGCGCTCAAGCCGCTGCCGCTCAAGAATCCGGAAAGCATCGTCCGCGTATCGAGCCGGGATCGCGACGGCGCGACCCGACTGCTCTTTTCTTATGCAGACTATCTCGCATACCGCGACCGCAACCATGTGCTGGCTGACCTGGCCGCCTGGAACAAAGTCGCGGTGACGCTCGGCACAAGGCCGGCGGGCGCAGGCGATGATCTGACGGCGCTCTCCGGTGATGACGAATATCTCTTCGGCCAGCTCGTTTCCGGCAACTATTTCGCCGCCCTCGACGCAGAGATGGCGCTGGGTCGC belongs to Blastocatellia bacterium and includes:
- a CDS encoding ABC transporter permease: MQTLLQDLRYGARMLRRQPGFTLVAVLTLAIGIGANTAIFSVVNAVLLRPLPYPQADRLVWLAERHEEIATRWVSYPNFLDWQTRSRSFEAMAAIRGWQMTMTGGGDAQAITARLVTADYFRVMRATPMLGRGFSAEEDRFGAPHVAVLSHDFWQSQFGGDPALVGQPIMLDNQPFTVIGVMPPEFQHQGPPALWVLTEQVAEPAGPWFQRDSRVAGFVVARLNPGVTLEQARAEMKSVEEELIREHPWTNGGNTIRMVTLQESIVGDASLPLLLLFAAVAFVLLIACANVANLLLARAVTRQKEMAIRTALGASRRRVLRQLLTESVLVALAGGALGLLLAVWGVNLLVRFAPDDLPRLAGVVIGWRVLAFTLLLALLTGLIFGLAPAWQGTRTDLQQTLKDGGYSVSDGRGGRLRSAFVIAEVALAVILLIGAGLLIKSLARMFAADPGFDARQVVTMDLLPRQAYPGRPRLKQFYSQLLERVSAVPGVESACVVNQLPGFEPGWQTDINPEINGEYQQINPGELINVDWDIVTADYFKTMRVPIKQGRGFTPQEVADGAPVMLVDEHLARQFWPEGEAIGKHIKYDSRTPIEIIGVAGNVHNFGSEAIGRIKIYAPFGRSPLPRATLAVRSAGTDALGLVEAIKAEVRDINPNVPVAEVSLLEKDLGRLVAPRRFNTWLLGLFAAIALLLAAVGIYSVMSYAVSQRTREIGIRMALGAQPPDVLRLLIGQGLRLILGGLLLGTLASLGLTRWLRSLLFGVSATDPLAFVMAAALLVAVALAACYLPARRATKVDPMIALRYE